Genomic DNA from Epinephelus moara isolate mb unplaced genomic scaffold, YSFRI_EMoa_1.0 scaffold2510, whole genome shotgun sequence:
ATACAAGCGGCTCGGTTCTCCGCGCACTAACGCGCTCAGCAGGTCCGGACCGAAACACGGAGCCACACGAGCCGCTccgacacacactcacaccgcTTTTTGGGCTCTTTATCCGCCGCTCTGAAAGCTGAGAAGACGCGCCTATTTTATCCACATCTCTGCGTAATGCCAATTAATTCTCAGATTAAATCCCGCGTCCAGTTTAAGAGACACATCCCGGGTGGTGGTATTAATGGAGCGGGGACGAGCTGCCGGGACCGAGCAGCGGGATTTCGCTCGGCTCTCCAGCTGGGTCTGTGCTGTGGAGTTTGAATGGAGGACggagaggcaggcaggcaggcggTGCGTAATTCACACCAATGTCAACTTTCGGAGCTTTCCACTTTTTCCCGATtcccatttgtttgtttttaaaaggcaCCGGCGGGCCTGCCTGCACCGCCCGACCCGGTTTGTTTACCGACTCCGGAAGGTCGGCTCCTGCCGCCGCTGCTGCCTGAACGGGCTCTGCTTATTCAGCCTCCGTTTACCGGAGTGTGGTGATACGCGCACGGCGAGCCGCGGCTTCCGCTTTTTCGTCAGTATATCTGAGCATGTTTGCAGCGCGCGTTTGTGTCTCAGGGGgaaagtttttctttctttttctgtaacGCAGCCCACTTCTCTctccccgtgtgtgtgtgtgtgtgtgtgtgtgtgtgtgtgtggaggtgtgatGTGACGGTGCTGGTTTTCCCCTCTTTGTGCTCCGTCGCCGTTTGGCCTCTCTCCTTCTATCAGCCCGTCgttgtgctttttatgttaaatgttaatttcCGTCCAGTTGGACTTTGGATCACATCGGGTAAAACTTTAATTGCCCCCGCGGGGGGAGTCGGGTCTCCGCAGCAGCGGTCAGGAGAAAAGGATCCAGCCTTTAATAATaagagcaacagcagcagcagcgatgATCCGCGGAGCTGAATAATTATGAGTGACTCTAACTAATGAACATATGGAGAAGGTGGGGAGGGAAAAGTTGGGGCCTGGTATTAACGCTCATAATCCGGGGTGCCTGTTCAGCCACTATTTATAGTTGTGGAGCATTTTTACGCACAAGCGCCTTTTTACGCACAGTCGGTGGGTGCGCGAGCGGAGCCTCGGAACCTCATTTGTCTCCTGCCAAGGAGCCTCAGATGCTCCTAAACAGCTTAATGGGTTTTCAGCAATAAGATTATGTAAAGCAATTAATCAATAACAGTGTATGTGCTGGGTGTGTGGGGCGTGCGTGCGTGCAGCGGGGATAATGAACGGACGGTGTCGACAAAACGAGGAAACCGAGCGCTATTAATAGGCTCGACGGGCGGTTTTCCGGTCTAAGTGGAGCACAAAAAATCCCTGAAGGTGTTTTTGACGGTGTGTGTGCGGGCACCGGCCCCGCCGCGCCGCCTTATTTTGGCGTTTCTGGCCGCCTCTCTCGCCTGCCATGTGTCGTCTTCTATTGTCCTCTCCAGCCTCCGTTACAACAAgcggccagcagcagcagcgtgcaCCGCGCTCgccgccgcctcctcctcccccccccccNCCCTGCTCTTGCGCCCtcctgtgttattttaaatggaGCGGTGCATCCTGGGTTTTGCAGTGCCTCTCCCGGGCGTGTCTCGTGACATATGGCGGCGACGGCTGCCCGCGGAAGACTACAATACCCAGAGTGCCCCGGGGGCCACATCAAAGTATCAGATTACAACACATTAGAGGGGAtggagtgggaggaggaggatgggggaGGATCTGCAGAGACCAATATGGTGTTTAAATAGGAAGGCTTCATTCTGACAGGCAGAGGGCTGATAAACGTGAAGCTCCCAGCAAGCACTGGGGCTCAGCTAACTAGGCCATTAGGTAGAAGGGCAggtagcagcagtgaggaaggattatgtttatttttttgtagttttaaaaTTTCCTTTTCtaacatttgtgtttgtttgcatcaGGACCTGAAAGAGAAGAAGCTGGTGGAGGAGAAGAACGGCAAAGAGGTCGCCAACGGGAAGGTAAGCTCCGTCGAGTTAACTCTGCTCGTACATGGCTCTGGTGTTCCTCCTGCAGAGAACTTCCTGCCAACTTTCAAAAACTTCAAGTCAGTCAATTATTTCTTTATTCCAGGAGAATGAGGAGAACGGCGAGCCCGACGTAGACgaggaagatgatgaggagGTGGATGAGGAGGACGAGGAAGATGACGGAGAAGGTAGCTGAAAGATTTTCACTCTTCCTGTATCATTTCTCAATTCTCGCAAAAATCTCACTCTCCTCATCCGCCATCCCGCAGGAGATGAGGAAGACGAAGATGAGGACGACGATGAGATCGAGGGCGGCACAAAACGGGCAGCTGAGGATGACGACGACGATGACGAGGTGAGGCGGCGCCACCTGACCTTGACCGCCGAGAATCTCACGGGTCGGGATCTCGCCCCTTCTTAACTAACCACCcgtcttcttctcttcctccaggACGACGTCGAAACCAAGAAGCAGAAAACCGACGACGACGATTGATGCGTTTTCCCCCCGCGCCATCCTGCTGAACCACTTCCTGATTCTTCACCTCTGACTGTTTTTAGATGTCACAGGTGGAGGGGCTGGAGGActgatttaaaggaaaaaataataattaaaaaaaatccaacatggtCATTAGCAAGTAGAGTTCAACAAACatctaccacacacacacacacacacacacacacacacacacacacacatgatctcCCCTCAAAACTGCAAATTTTCTAGAGGAACCCGCCACCACATCGACGCAGAATCCGGCTTCTCTTCAACAACAACACGAAAGG
This window encodes:
- the ptmab gene encoding prothymosin alpha-B is translated as MADTEVNTDSGITTKDLKEKKLVEEKNGKEVANGKENEENGEPDVDEEDDEEVDEEDEEDDGEGDEEDEDEDDDEIEGGTKRAAEDDDDDDEDDVETKKQKTDDDD